Sequence from the Paenibacillus riograndensis SBR5 genome:
AGATCAGCCCGGCGACCATATTCTGATCCACAAAACGGAGCGCAAAGGAAACCGGATCACTGACATTCAGGCTCTGGTAAGGAACGATCCCGGTAAGTACCAGCGATACGACGATATAGAGCACCGTACAGATGGCAAGGGAGGAAATAATCCCGATCGGCAGATCACGCTGTGGGCGCTTGACTTCTTCTGCTGCAGTAGACAGGGCATCAAATCCGATATAGGCAAAAAATACAGTAGCCGCCCCATTAACTACACCATGAAACCCGAAGGGCATAAAAGGTGTCCAATTCTCCGGTTTCACATAAAAAAAGCCAGTGACAATAAAGAGAATGACGACCGACAGCTTGATTACAACCATAATGGCATTAAAACGGGCCGTTTCCTTGACCCCCCTGGTCAGCAAGTAGGAAATCAGCAAAATGATGATAATCGCGGGGAGGTTGATAAACGTTCCTTTGTCCGCATTATACGCCCCGGAGAGTGCTGTGGGCAAATGCAAGCCAAAGCCTTCGAGCAGACCCTGGAAATAACCAGACCACCCGCTGCTCACTGCAGCTGCAGCCACCCCGTATTCCAGCACGAGATCCCAGCCCAGAATCCAGGCTAACAATTCGCCAAAAGCCACATAGCTGTAAGCATACGCACTGCCGGACACCGGTAGTGTGGAAGCAAATTCGGAATAGCAGAGCGCCGACAGCACACAGGCTATACCGGCCAGCACAAAAGAGAGCACCAGCGCTGGTCCTGCATGCTCTGCCGCTGCTACTCCCGTCATTACAAATATACCGGTACCGATGATCGCGCCCACACCAAGCATGGTCAGATCCAGTGCACCAAGTGTCTTGCTTAGCTTCTCGCCTCCGGCGCTTACTGGAGCGGTCAAAGGTTTTTTGCGGAATAAATCCATTCGTAAATTCTCCCCTGTCTTCTAAATAAATAGATAATGCTATTGAGAAGCGGCCGGCCTTTTAGGACCCCGCACCGATAATTACAAGAAACTTGGAAATACTAAACAATACTTGCTCCCTTCTTCCAAAATCCTTGTTAACTTGCCCAGTTTCGGGTAATGGATTAAAAGCAGACCGCTTGAAAACACTAACCTTAGCGATTATGATGGATAAGATTGGACACAAAAACTTCAATAACTCAGGAGGAGATGTAGCAATGGCCCCCCCATTCAAACCAAATCGTGTCGTAGTGATCGGCACAGGTGCTGTCGGTACGACAACTGCCTATACTTTGCTGCTGCGCAGACGCATGCAGGAACTGGTACTTATTGACGTCAATCATCAGAAAGCACTTGGTGAAGCACTTGATATGAATCATGGCATGCCTTTTGTCGGTGGTGTGAAGCTCTGGGCAGGAACCTATGAAGATTGCCGCGAAGCAGATATTATCATTGTGACCGCTGGCGCCTCCCAGAAACCGGGCGAAACCCGGATTGATCTGCTCCGTAAAAACATTTCCATTTTTAAAGACATCATCCAAAAAATCACGAAATACAACCATCACGCGATCCTCCTGATCGCTACCAATCCGGTGGACATTCTGGCTTATGCCACCTTGAAGATCAGCGGTTTCGACCGCAGACGTGTCATCGGCTCGGGTACAGTGCTTGACAGCGCCAGATTCCGCTACCTGATCGGTCTCCACAAAGAAATCGACCCGCGCAGCATTCACGGTCAGATTATAGGCGAGCACGGAGATTCCGAGCTTCCGGTATGGAGTCTCGCCAACGTTGCCGGAATCGATCTTGGCTTTGACGATGCGGAACGTAAGGAAATCTTCGAGGATACCAAAAATGCCGCTTACGAAATCATTGATGCCAAAGGTTCAACCTCCTATGCGATCGC
This genomic interval carries:
- a CDS encoding L-lactate dehydrogenase, producing MAPPFKPNRVVVIGTGAVGTTTAYTLLLRRRMQELVLIDVNHQKALGEALDMNHGMPFVGGVKLWAGTYEDCREADIIIVTAGASQKPGETRIDLLRKNISIFKDIIQKITKYNHHAILLIATNPVDILAYATLKISGFDRRRVIGSGTVLDSARFRYLIGLHKEIDPRSIHGQIIGEHGDSELPVWSLANVAGIDLGFDDAERKEIFEDTKNAAYEIIDAKGSTSYAIALALDRIVVSILHNEGAVLNVSTLLNNYNGVSDVFLGAPCVVDRSGVREVLDLPLSEDEKTLFQKSAEKLKSEISKLEL
- a CDS encoding amino acid permease, yielding MDLFRKKPLTAPVSAGGEKLSKTLGALDLTMLGVGAIIGTGIFVMTGVAAAEHAGPALVLSFVLAGIACVLSALCYSEFASTLPVSGSAYAYSYVAFGELLAWILGWDLVLEYGVAAAAVSSGWSGYFQGLLEGFGLHLPTALSGAYNADKGTFINLPAIIIILLISYLLTRGVKETARFNAIMVVIKLSVVILFIVTGFFYVKPENWTPFMPFGFHGVVNGAATVFFAYIGFDALSTAAEEVKRPQRDLPIGIISSLAICTVLYIVVSLVLTGIVPYQSLNVSDPVSFALRFVDQNMVAGLISVGAIAGMTTVLLVLLFGQTRLLFAISRDGLLPEAWSKVSRKTHTPVRSTWLVGGIIAVLTGFVPLDRLANLTSIGTLFAFLVVSLGVILLRYTHPNLKRGFTVPWVPVVPLLSAAACGYLMYNLGRETWIGFLIWLAIGLLIYGLYGYKHSKLNNNQ